The window TCGACCAGGGCTACACCGTCGAGGGCAACCAACTGATCAACCACCTCAGTGTGCGCGCCAGCCACGCCGAGCGCATGCGCGCCAACCCCGATAGCGTCCGCAGCCAGCTGGGTGACAGCGTCTGCACCAACACCGGCTACCGCCAGCTGCTGGCCAGGGGCGCGATCCTCACCTACAGCTTCACCGAGTACAAGACCAACGCTCCGGTCGCCACCGAGCGCTTCGACGCCGGCAGCTGCAAGATCAAGCTGCAGAAGTAACCTCGCCCCGCCATGCTCGACAAACTGCAGTTGCTGAAGATCGCGCGCACGCCGATGCCCTTCGGCAAGTACCAGGGACGCATGCTGGTAGACCTGCCGGAAGAGTACCTGCTGTGGTTCCACCGCAAGGGCGAATTCCCCAAGGGTGAGCTGGGTCAGCTGATGCAGTTGACCCTGGAGCTGAAGATCGACGGCCTCGACGGTCTGCTCAAACCGCTGAAACGCTGAACCCCGCGCAACCGTCCTCCAACGGTTGCGCGCCGCGCCTCAGCGCATCCCGCTCTCTCAACGCAACAGCGCCGGATCGCCCTTGCCCGCCACGGCCGCCGCTTCTTCGGGCGTCAGCAGCGCCGTGCGCGGCACGTCCATCAGGCGCGCGCAGGCAGCCAGCACATTGGCCCAGGAAGCGCGGTTGGCGAACAGCATGCCGGCCTCGTTCAGCGTGCCGCCCTGGTTGCGATAGCCCAGTACCGAGGTTTTCAGCGCGTCCGGCAGGATCGGCCAGAGATGCCCGCGCGCCACCTCCGGGCGCATGTGCGTCAGCAATACCCGGCGCTCGCAATGATCGGGGAACAACCTGGCGGTCAGCGCCTCGTCGGCCACCGACTGCAGTTCCCAGTTGTCGCGCGGCGCACGGAACCGGCCAGGCTCCTGCAGGTACACCAGCCGATAGGGATAGCCGGCCTCCTCCAGGCGCGATGCGGCGCGGCGCATCTCCGCCAGCTGATAGCTGCCGTTGGCGATCAGCAACAGTGGATCGCTGCCCGGATGCTCCTCCAGCACCAGCGCCCCGTCGCGTGCCAGTTGCTCGGCCTGGGCGCGGCTGAACTCCGAGGGACGCTCGCGCTTGGGAATCACCATGCAGGTCAGTTGCCCACGGCTGCGGTAGATCTCCGGCAACAGCGCCAGTGCGCTGTTGTGGTCGGCAGGGAAGACCACCCGCACCATATCGCTCATCTCGCCCAGCAGCGCCTCGCAGAACGTGGTGTCCTGGTGCGATTGCTGGTTCTTGCCGTTCTCCCAGGTGTGCGAGGTCGCCACCAGGGGCCAGCCGAGCCAGCCGGCGGGGCGGCCGGCCTCCTTCTGCTGGCGGGCGAAGATGATCGTCTGGCGCACCGCGCCCAGCATCTTCACGCAGAAGGCTTCATAGCTCGCCACCAGGTTGAGACCACCCTGGTTGGCCAGGCAGGCGGAGACCACCGCCTCCTCGTTGAGCGCAGTGATTACCCGGCCGTCGACCGCCTCCAGTTCGCTCTCCGGCTCGCAGACCCGGTGCTTGAGCGCCTTGAGGACGCCCCCCAGGCGATTGCTCGCCAGTTCGTCCGGATTGCCGACGCGGGCCCGCAGGTCGGGGTTCGCCGCGCACAAGTCCACATAGAAACGATCCAGCGCCGCCATCGGCGAGCAGAAGTCGCTGCGGTAATGCAGTTCGGGGATCGACGGTTCGATGGGCCTGCGCACCGCCAGCGGGTTGTCCCGCTCCAGTCCCCGGCCGGCGCGGGAGGTGCTGAACAGCGCACAGGCCTCGGCCAACGCCTGCGGCTCGACCCAGAGCGGCGCCACATGCTGGTTGAACAGCTCGCGTGCCTGCGCATCCTCGCTGGGGTTGCCTGGCAGCGGCAGGTTATGCGCGGCATTGCTGCCGGCGCCGTAGAAGCCGAAGCCCTTGACCGTTTCGGCAATGCCGTAGGGAATCGGCAAGGGATAGTGGAGGATGCCACGGGCCATTTCCTCCACCCGGTGCTCCAGCCGCTGCTCCATCTCCCACAAAGCGCAGACGAAGGCCGCCGGGTCGCGTCCGTCGAAGCTGACCGGGTCGAAACCGCAACGGCGCAGGTGCTGCTTGAAGCCTTCCAGTCCTTCGTGGGTGCCAAGGTCCGTGCGCTGCTCGATGCGCCGGCCGTTGGCGATCATCACCGGTAGCGCCGCGCCGCAATCCGCGGCGCGCCACCAGCGGGGAATCCAGTCGCTGCCGCGCTGCTCCTCGGCGGCGCCGTCGGAGAGGAAGGCCACCAGGGTCTCGCCCGGCAGCGGCATGTGCGCATACATCAGTTCGGCGAAACCGAGGTAGCCGCCCTCGGCGATGCCGCCCGCCGTGTGCGGATTGACGTGGCTGCCCAGCGGCGCGGCCACCTTGCCATCCGCCGCCTGGACATAGCTGTAGAAGTCCCGCACCAGCCGATTCAGCCCCTCCTCGCCCTGCCCGTAGGCAGCGGCCTGTTCCGGATGCAGATTGCCGGTCAGCACGTTCAGCGCATCGATCGCCGCCACGCAGTGCCCCTGCCCCATCAACCAACCCCGGGTCTTGCCGCTCAGTGCATTGAGCGCGAGGTAGCCTGCATAGGCCGGCACCATGTTCAGCGCGCCGCCGGTG of the Pseudomonas sp. PSE14 genome contains:
- a CDS encoding quorum-sensing-regulated virulence factor family protein; translated protein: MLRLTALALCLVLPAAHAASKKDFELSQMLDKVAKESSEGTPRAINEDILDQGYTVEGNQLINHLSVRASHAERMRANPDSVRSQLGDSVCTNTGYRQLLARGAILTYSFTEYKTNAPVATERFDAGSCKIKLQK
- a CDS encoding DUF3820 family protein, whose product is MLDKLQLLKIARTPMPFGKYQGRMLVDLPEEYLLWFHRKGEFPKGELGQLMQLTLELKIDGLDGLLKPLKR
- a CDS encoding xylulose 5-phosphate 3-epimerase, translated to MSQILPSPEELAAHAAAEPAYAQWLHGRGPLQHSAQTRAAVFRMAHQLVQYGLQPDLASVYRLFSALDELTCAGLWLVAHMTYARRVRLDGVRLEAEDFKAQPEGHTGGALNMVPAYAGYLALNALSGKTRGWLMGQGHCVAAIDALNVLTGNLHPEQAAAYGQGEEGLNRLVRDFYSYVQAADGKVAAPLGSHVNPHTAGGIAEGGYLGFAELMYAHMPLPGETLVAFLSDGAAEEQRGSDWIPRWWRAADCGAALPVMIANGRRIEQRTDLGTHEGLEGFKQHLRRCGFDPVSFDGRDPAAFVCALWEMEQRLEHRVEEMARGILHYPLPIPYGIAETVKGFGFYGAGSNAAHNLPLPGNPSEDAQARELFNQHVAPLWVEPQALAEACALFSTSRAGRGLERDNPLAVRRPIEPSIPELHYRSDFCSPMAALDRFYVDLCAANPDLRARVGNPDELASNRLGGVLKALKHRVCEPESELEAVDGRVITALNEEAVVSACLANQGGLNLVASYEAFCVKMLGAVRQTIIFARQQKEAGRPAGWLGWPLVATSHTWENGKNQQSHQDTTFCEALLGEMSDMVRVVFPADHNSALALLPEIYRSRGQLTCMVIPKRERPSEFSRAQAEQLARDGALVLEEHPGSDPLLLIANGSYQLAEMRRAASRLEEAGYPYRLVYLQEPGRFRAPRDNWELQSVADEALTARLFPDHCERRVLLTHMRPEVARGHLWPILPDALKTSVLGYRNQGGTLNEAGMLFANRASWANVLAACARLMDVPRTALLTPEEAAAVAGKGDPALLR